TGCCGCAATAAACTAGACATCTGTCCTGACAGCCGGTCCTTTTACCTTTGGAGGTGGAACGATGGAGTACGGAGATTTTTACAGAAGCTTTGACCCAGTACCATATTATAGAGACCGCGGCTGGCTGATCGGAAGCGGTGCTGTCGGCGGCAAGGCAAAGGGGCTCAGTTTTGCACACACTATACTTGAAAATCATAAGCTGCTTGATGATGTCTTGCTGCCTCAGCAATCGTTTGTAATAACTACGTCTGTCTTTGAGGAATTCATGGAGATGAACCGCCTATGGGACAGGCTGCTGGCCCTGCGCGAGCACAGCGACGCTCCAATGCTATACAAAATTTGTCAGGATGCTGAATTGCCTGAATCCGCGGATGAAGGCATCGATCGCATCCTTGACACTATAGACAGACCTATATCCGTTCGTTCCTCATCTATACTTGAAGATAACGTGAATCTGTCCTTCGCCGGGAAATATGCGACAAAGTTCATTACGAACCGTGGAGAGCGTGCTCAGAGGCGTAAAGACCTCGAAACTGCCATAAAGAAAGTATATGCTTCAACATATAACCCGGCTGCAAGGGAGTACAAACGCAAACACGGTATACTCTGGGGCGGGGAACATATGGCAGTGCTTATTCAGCCAATAGCAGGCAGGCTTCGCGGACAGCGCTATTACCCTGAGTTCGCGGGAACGGCATTCTCACAGGTCTTCAGGCGTCCGTCTCCGAGAATAAAGAAAGAGGATGGCGTAGCAAGGCTCTGTTTCGGGCTCGGGACACGCACCGTGGACCGCTCTTTTGCCCGCACATTTTATCTCACAAATCCTAATCTGAGGCCGGAGGGCAACAGCCCTGCGGATATTATCGCCCATTCACAGGAAAAATTCGATTACATCGACATCGGTAATAATTCTTTTATGACCGGCTTACTCGGGAACTCCATACATGAGATCATAAAGGCGCACAAAATGGCACAATCATATATCCAGTGGTACGACGGGAGTATGTTCCACTGGCTGCTCGCCGACACAAGCAGCATGCACGCGCCAAGACCGGTATTTACATTGGCAGAGCTAATGCAGAGGTGTCCCCGCCTCTTCGATAGGATAAAACGCCTCCTGAAGCTTTTTGAACACGAGATCCAGCTTCCTGTTGATATGGAGTTCACCTACGAAACAGAGGACGACAGGTTTACCCTTGTACAGCTTCGCCCGCTTTCCGTCTATGACGACCGGGGACGCGTTGAAATACCTGATGTCGCTCCGGAGAAGATCATACTGCGCGGCGACCGTATGGTCGCTAACGGAAGACTTGAGAACGTGCACCATATAGTCTACGTAGATTCAGACATTTACTGTAATAATACTGACTTTTATGAGGTTGCCCGCGCAGTCGGCGAGATAAACAATCAGCTTGACGGAGAGAGGTATATACTCGTAGGGCCAGGAAGGTGGGGCAGTTCTAATCCGATCCTCGGGGTCCCGGTGCAATACAGCGAACTTTCAAACGCAGGCTGCCTCGTTGAGATCGGCACCCCCGATATGGGTATGGCGCCCGAGCTATCTTACGGCACTCATTTTTTTCTTGACCTTGATGGGGATAACATCCTATATCTTCCGATCTTCGAAGGAATGGGGAAAAACATCTACAACAGGGACTGGTTCCAGAAAAGCAAGTGGACTGCTTCGGTCCATCCGGCTGTAAGACATTACATCGGGAATTTTGACGTGCTTCTGGATGGAGACAGCGAGACAGGGGTAGTAATTGACAGATGGGATACGGAGGTCAAACAGTCATGATCAATCCCGATAAAGTCCAGGAAAGTTACTTCGCATGGAGGCCTCAGGACGATCCGGATTTTGCACCGATGATATACGGTTCCGGTACGATAGGAGGCAAGGGACGCTCTCTGCTTTTCGCGCTCAGAAAACTTCGGGACAGCGGTGATCCTATGCTCTCCGCAACAAAAATACCCAAATCAATATACTTCAGCGTGGATATTTTTCATCAGTTCCTCGAAGCTGTACCAAATTTCGAAACACTTATAGCGCAAAATGATCCGGAAAGGATTGAGAATGTTTTCCTGGCGACCCCGCTTCCAAAGATCGTATCCGAGGCTGTTCGGAGATTTCTCACCGAAATAAATGACCCTGTTGTAGTCCGCAGCAGCAGCAGGCTCGAAGATTCGACAAAACATTCGTTTGCGGGTAAGTATCTTTCAACGTTTTTGAGCAATAATTTCCCATCACTTGAGGAACGGGCACGCAGGGTCGAAGACGATATAAGAAAAATATATGCCAGGATCTATTTCCCCAAGGCGGTCGGCTATCGGAAGAAGCACGGGCTCGGCGACGATGACATGGGGATAATCCTTATACGCATGGCGGGCAGATGGCGTGGACAGTACTACTATCCAACTATGGCAGGAGTCGGTTATTCACAGAATTTCAG
This DNA window, taken from Synergistaceae bacterium, encodes the following:
- a CDS encoding PEP/pyruvate-binding domain-containing protein, giving the protein MEYGDFYRSFDPVPYYRDRGWLIGSGAVGGKAKGLSFAHTILENHKLLDDVLLPQQSFVITTSVFEEFMEMNRLWDRLLALREHSDAPMLYKICQDAELPESADEGIDRILDTIDRPISVRSSSILEDNVNLSFAGKYATKFITNRGERAQRRKDLETAIKKVYASTYNPAAREYKRKHGILWGGEHMAVLIQPIAGRLRGQRYYPEFAGTAFSQVFRRPSPRIKKEDGVARLCFGLGTRTVDRSFARTFYLTNPNLRPEGNSPADIIAHSQEKFDYIDIGNNSFMTGLLGNSIHEIIKAHKMAQSYIQWYDGSMFHWLLADTSSMHAPRPVFTLAELMQRCPRLFDRIKRLLKLFEHEIQLPVDMEFTYETEDDRFTLVQLRPLSVYDDRGRVEIPDVAPEKIILRGDRMVANGRLENVHHIVYVDSDIYCNNTDFYEVARAVGEINNQLDGERYILVGPGRWGSSNPILGVPVQYSELSNAGCLVEIGTPDMGMAPELSYGTHFFLDLDGDNILYLPIFEGMGKNIYNRDWFQKSKWTASVHPAVRHYIGNFDVLLDGDSETGVVIDRWDTEVKQS